One genomic region from Bufo bufo chromosome 3, aBufBuf1.1, whole genome shotgun sequence encodes:
- the SP7 gene encoding transcription factor Sp7, with protein sequence MASPMLEEEARYVSSPLAMLTAACNKFGGSSPMRDTAPSSKGGGKKTYSPSNDFSATKLMGDGYSSTYLGGSNIMTPCGTPPAPSSYASDYGSFSHSFSTSSGCQEPKSLSTADCVPGVYTSLDVGHPYSSWYKSGIHHPPISGSPPGTGGSWWDMHPNSNWLGNQSQSEGLTASVPPVTSHTGMSNQYSSDYTTLTSATYPPVGYQSISPSSSPSPSAHLLSPSQHSLGPDMYKPKLMTANPLLEAPGSLKPQRSSYGNSGRPSCDCPNCQELERLGASAASLKRKPVHSCHIPGCGKVYGKASHLKAHLRWHTGERPFVCNWLFCGKRFTRSDELERHVRTHTREKKFTCPLCAKRFTRSDHLSKHQRSHVEQNGTKEGPIQGDGGGAAVEVPGEEGSGQAEASPVGGSQDRASSSPGQGGLLEI encoded by the exons ATGGCATCACCTATGCTAGAG GAAGAAGCTCGTTATGTTTCTAGCCCCTTAGCCATGCTGACTGCTGCCTGCAACAAGTTTGGAGGCTCAAGCCCTATGAGGGATACTGCACCAtcatcaaaaggtggcggaaaaaAGACCTACAGTCCAAGTAATGACTTCAGCGCCACAAAACTGATGGGAGATGGCTATTCCTCTACATATTTGGGAGGAAGTAATATAATGACACCATGTGGGACACCACCAGCGCCTTCAAGTTATGCAAGCGATTACGGATCCTTTTCCCATTCTTTTTCCACTTCCTCAGGATGTCAGGAACCCAAAAGTCTATCAACAGCAGATTGTGTTCCAGGGGTGTACACCTCTCTAGATGTAGGACATCCCTATAGTTCTTGGTATAAAAGTGGAATCCATCACCCACCAATTTCCGGTTCACCCCCTGGCACAGGAGGATCATGGTGGGATATGCATCCAAATAGTAACTGGCTGGGCAACCAGTCACAATCAGAAGGGCTGACTGCGTCTGTGCCACCTGTGACAAGTCATACGGGCATGAGCAACCAGTATAGCTCTGATTACACCACTCTGACATCTGCAACCTATCCTCCTGTGGGATATCAATCTATATCGCCTTCATCCAGTCCTTCTCCATCTGCACATCTGCTCTCGCCATCCCAACACTCCTTAGGTCCTGACATGTATAAGCCAAAACTTATGACAGCCAACCCATTGCTTGAGGCACCAGGGTCACTAAAGCCCCAAAGATCATCTTATGGAAATTCTGGACGTCCATCATGTGACTGCCCGAACTGCCAGGAGCTCGAAAGGTTAGGAGCTTCTGCAGCAAGCCTGAAGAGGAAGCCTGTGCACAGCTGCCATATTCCAGGCTGCGGTAAAGTGTATGGTAAAGCGTCACACCTCAAGGCTCACCTTCGATGGCATACAGGGGAAAGGCCTTTTGTCTGCAACTGGCTGTTCTGTGGCAAGCGATTCACGCGCAGTGATGAGCTTGAGCGCCATGTACGCACCCACACACGTGAGAAGAAATTCACATGTCCTCTCTGTGCCAAAAGATTCACACGCAGTGATCACCTGAGTAAGCACCAGCGCAGTCACGTGGAGCAAAACGGCACAAAAGAAGGTCCCATTCAAGGAGATGGTGGAGGAGCAGCTGTGGAGGTCCCTGGAGAGGAAGGATCTGGACAAGCTGAGGCGTCCCCTGTTGGTGGTAGTCAGGATCGGGCATCTAGTAGTCCAGGCCAGGGTGGGTTACTAGAAATATGA